From Echeneis naucrates chromosome 7, fEcheNa1.1, whole genome shotgun sequence, one genomic window encodes:
- the ppdpfa gene encoding pancreatic progenitor cell differentiation and proliferation factor A, with protein MAAIPSSGSLIATHDYYRRRLGSNSSSSSCGSAEYTGEVIPHPPGLPKQDSGHWWTSFFFAKQIQPGVQNGPENQKKNTYTVANGQVTCIAREMVLNRQVSESSDNGKSEPPPTSS; from the exons ATGGCAGCAATTCCATCAAGTGGCTCCCTCATCGCCACCCACGATTACTACAGAA GGCGCCTCGGGTCgaactccagcagcagctcttgtGGCAGCGCTGAGTACACAGGAGAGGTCATTCCACATCCCCCAG GACTTCCAAAGCAAGACTCCGGCCACTGGTGGACTTCATTCTTCTTCGCAAAACAGATCCAGCCTGGCGTGCAGAACGGACCTGAAAATCAAAA GAAAAACACCTACACAGTGGCCAACGGTCAGGTGACCTGCATCGCCAGGGAGATGGTTCTGAACAGACAGGTCAGCGAAAGCAGTGATAACGGAAAATCTGAGCCCCCACCGACTTCCTCCTAG
- the LOC115046837 gene encoding tumor protein D54-like encodes MNRQGFGGAPSSINFSTRIADTSNYGCPPSELTDEDIESLQFELSKTEDEIQTLRQVLLAKEKYAADIRRQLGMSPLSNIKQNLSKGWQEVQTSAPYLTASATLEDISHSTVYVRTRESLSHAGQVTSSALSSVGVVITRRLAEMRALPLPSPPRTLGHTISVPTMRHSSTFKSFEDMVSNVKEKVSGSLTNNGDTSGFERRASRHNAR; translated from the exons ATGAACCGACAAG gtTTTGGTGGAGCTCCATCATCTATAAACTTCTCCACAAGGATAGCAGACACATCCAACTACGGATGTCCGCCCTCAGAATTGACAGATGAGGACATAGAGAGCCTACAGTTTGAACTTTCAAAG ACAGAGGATGAAATTCAGACCTTGCGACAGGTGCTTTTGGCCAAAGAAAAGTATGCGGCAGACATCAGGCGGCAGCTGGGTATGAGCCCTCTCAGTAACATCAAACAGAACCTGTCCAAAGGCTGGCAGGAAGTCCAAACCTCAGCCCC GTATCTCACAGCCTCTGCCACTCTGGAGGACATCAGCCACTCTACTGT atatgTGCGGACACGGGAGAGTCTGTCTCATGCAGGCCAGGTGACATCTTCTGCTCTGTCCAGTGTTGGCGTAGTCATCACCAGGAGACTGGCAGAGATGAG AGCTCTGCCTCTGCCAAGCCCACCACG CACCCTGGGCCACACGATAAGTGTACCAACAATGAG ACATTCGTCTACTTTCAAATCTTTTGAGGACATGGTGAGCAACGTGAAG GAAAAGGTGTCTGGCAGTCTGACAAATAATGGTGATACATCTGGATTCGAAAGAAGAGCTTCACGTCACAACGCGAGATAA